A single Thermoanaerobacterium sp. RBIITD DNA region contains:
- a CDS encoding WecB/TagA/CpsF family glycosyltransferase, which translates to MTETIKYIEENLEKAKGNYICVSNVHTTVMAYEDKNYRKIQNEAFMTLPDGKPLSIVSKLKGFKEAERVTGPDLMEEIFKLSEEKGYTHYFYGSTNETLVKLEKKLIAKHPKLKIVGSYSPPFRELTEEEDMKIIMNINQIRPDFLWVGLGAQKQEIWMSKHKSKVNSLMIGVGAGFDYHAGILKRAPKWMQRLSLEWLYRLYQEPRRLFIRYFKTNAKFLIYILIKNL; encoded by the coding sequence ATGACCGAAACAATAAAATATATTGAAGAAAATCTAGAGAAGGCAAAAGGAAACTATATATGTGTTTCTAATGTTCATACAACTGTCATGGCTTATGAAGATAAAAATTATAGAAAAATACAGAATGAAGCTTTTATGACATTGCCTGATGGAAAGCCATTATCTATTGTTAGCAAATTGAAAGGGTTTAAAGAGGCTGAAAGAGTCACAGGCCCAGATTTGATGGAAGAGATATTTAAATTATCAGAGGAAAAAGGGTATACACATTATTTTTATGGTAGTACAAATGAAACTTTAGTTAAATTAGAAAAAAAATTAATAGCAAAACATCCTAAATTAAAAATAGTGGGTTCTTATTCACCACCATTTAGAGAATTAACTGAGGAAGAAGATATGAAAATTATTATGAACATTAATCAAATACGACCAGATTTCCTTTGGGTTGGATTAGGGGCACAAAAACAGGAAATATGGATGAGCAAACATAAAAGTAAAGTTAATTCATTAATGATAGGAGTAGGTGCAGGATTTGACTATCATGCTGGGATTCTTAAGAGGGCTCCAAAATGGATGCAAAGATTAAGCTTAGAGTGGTTATATAGGTTATATCAGGAACCTAGGAGATTATTTATAAGATATTTTAAAACAAATGCTAAATTTTTAATATATATACTAATAAAGAATCTATAA
- a CDS encoding glycosyltransferase family 10 has product MKKILLYPWGDYYLNNKIFYDKNFYNLCTVEKNPILLLKEELKSLNYDLITIDNGNLDEAEYIIFFEVPSKNNTYYRECIKKKLYHKMILFLWEPPVVNPKNYDKIIHENFTYIFTWRDDLVDNKKYFKFYYPQPSSVPEIVNVQFEKKKFCTLIAGNKISKVKGELYSERIKAIEYFEKNNIKSFDLFGRGWNKPRNRKEKIFPFLVRNFKSYSGETNNKLYTLSQYKFCICYENQSNVQGYVTEKIFDCFFAGCIPVYLGAENINDYIPENCFIDKRYFDSYTDLYNYLTSIGKKDYIEYQNNIKNYLEGSNFKFFTDEYFAKNITETIKNLK; this is encoded by the coding sequence ATGAAAAAGATACTATTATATCCATGGGGAGATTATTATTTAAACAATAAAATTTTTTATGATAAGAATTTTTATAATTTATGTACTGTTGAGAAGAATCCGATTTTACTTTTAAAAGAAGAACTTAAGTCATTAAATTATGATTTGATTACTATAGATAATGGGAACTTAGATGAAGCTGAATATATAATATTTTTCGAAGTTCCATCAAAAAATAATACATATTACAGAGAGTGTATAAAAAAGAAATTATATCATAAAATGATATTATTTTTATGGGAGCCACCTGTTGTAAATCCTAAAAATTATGATAAGATCATACATGAAAATTTTACTTATATATTTACTTGGCGTGATGATCTAGTAGATAATAAGAAATATTTTAAGTTTTATTATCCTCAACCAAGTTCGGTTCCTGAAATAGTAAATGTACAATTTGAAAAGAAAAAGTTTTGTACTTTAATTGCAGGTAATAAAATATCCAAGGTGAAAGGTGAATTATATTCTGAAAGAATTAAGGCGATAGAATATTTTGAAAAAAATAATATTAAGAGTTTTGATTTGTTTGGAAGGGGATGGAACAAACCTCGAAATAGGAAGGAAAAAATATTTCCTTTTCTAGTTCGGAATTTTAAAAGTTATTCAGGTGAAACAAATAATAAATTATATACTCTATCTCAATATAAATTTTGCATTTGTTATGAGAACCAATCAAATGTTCAAGGATATGTGACAGAGAAAATATTCGATTGTTTTTTTGCAGGATGTATACCGGTTTATTTAGGAGCAGAAAACATAAATGACTATATACCAGAAAATTGTTTTATAGATAAGAGATATTTTGATTCATATACTGATCTATATAATTACTTGACTTCAATAGGTAAAAAGGATTATATAGAATATCAAAATAATATTAAAAATTATTTGGAGGGTAGTAATTTTAAATTTTTTACAGATGAATATTTTGCTAAAAATATAACAGAGACGATAAAAAATCTTAAATAG
- a CDS encoding glycosyltransferase, with protein MLPVNTSNTHDYIKASKLIITKAGWSTISEAICVRKPIIVLDLR; from the coding sequence ATGCTTCCTGTAAATACAAGTAATACTCACGATTATATAAAAGCGAGCAAATTAATTATAACAAAAGCTGGCTGGAGTACAATATCGGAAGCGATATGCGTGCGAAAGCCAATAATTGTTTTAGATCTGAGATAA
- a CDS encoding glycosyltransferase family 4 protein → MRLGIIRLYIGDSGKFGYYNMQELGLAKALVENGDFEVYIFLLRNKKIYPEQEIIEISDKIKFVYLPAISIGTHGLINPGFIKRYEIDVVHLSSDIQLNTGRIIKWCLKNKVPVYSCIGTIESDSNIKIKKYLSNVLFSLNKVFLNKVTNIAKTPYVYSKLKEKGIKNVKLIPVGLDIKELNNNSNIDKQILRKKYNIPSDTKLLLFVGKLEEYKKPLMAIEVLKNILKIDDGYSLLMVGSGLLKQRIFHEISISNLNSKFYYIEKISNKDIWEIYKLSDVFINMNDAEIYGMSILEAMYYKCPIIAVKAPGPKFIIDDNETGYIIEDYDMQKWILAIKKAIKNRKEIGDKANKKITQELNWDVISIQYIELYQELINSYQHYRLREIT, encoded by the coding sequence TTGAGATTAGGTATTATTAGATTGTATATTGGTGATTCTGGAAAATTTGGATACTATAATATGCAGGAGTTAGGCTTAGCTAAAGCGCTTGTTGAAAATGGAGATTTTGAAGTTTATATATTTTTGTTAAGAAATAAAAAGATATATCCAGAGCAAGAGATTATAGAAATAAGTGATAAAATAAAATTTGTTTATTTGCCAGCAATAAGTATAGGCACACATGGTCTTATAAATCCTGGTTTTATTAAACGATATGAAATTGACGTTGTCCATCTTAGCAGTGATATACAATTAAATACGGGTAGGATTATAAAATGGTGTTTAAAAAATAAAGTACCTGTATATTCATGTATTGGTACTATTGAAAGTGATTCTAATATTAAAATTAAAAAATATTTGTCTAATGTTTTATTTTCTTTAAATAAAGTTTTTTTAAATAAAGTTACCAATATTGCCAAAACTCCTTATGTGTATAGTAAACTTAAAGAGAAAGGAATTAAGAATGTAAAACTTATACCTGTTGGATTAGATATAAAAGAATTAAATAATAATTCAAATATTGATAAACAAATATTAAGAAAAAAGTATAACATACCATCAGATACAAAATTGTTATTATTTGTTGGTAAATTAGAAGAATATAAAAAACCTTTAATGGCTATAGAAGTATTAAAGAATATACTAAAAATAGATGATGGATATTCATTGTTAATGGTTGGCAGCGGCTTGTTAAAACAAAGAATATTTCATGAAATAAGCATAAGCAATCTTAATAGTAAATTCTATTACATTGAAAAAATATCTAATAAGGATATATGGGAGATATATAAATTAAGTGATGTTTTCATTAATATGAACGATGCTGAAATATATGGGATGAGTATATTAGAAGCAATGTATTATAAATGTCCGATTATTGCAGTAAAAGCTCCCGGCCCTAAATTTATTATTGATGACAATGAAACAGGATATATCATAGAAGATTACGATATGCAAAAGTGGATATTGGCAATTAAAAAAGCAATAAAAAATAGGAAAGAAATTGGAGATAAAGCCAATAAAAAAATAACACAGGAACTAAACTGGGATGTTATATCAATTCAATATATTGAATTATATCAGGAATTAATCAATAGTTATCAGCATTATAGATTGAGGGAGATTACATGA
- the gmd gene encoding GDP-mannose 4,6-dehydratase, protein MKKALITGITGQDGSYLTELLLNKGYEVHGIIRRASTFNTKRIDHLYKDPHNPDVKLLLHYGDLTDSSNLNRLIEKIEPDEIYNLAAQSHVKVSFEVPEYTADVVGVGTLRLIDAIKETGIHTKFYQASTSELFGGLPESAPQSEKTPFYPRSPYAAAKLYAYWITVNYREAYNLYACNGILFNHESPRRGETFVTRKITMAVANIVKGRQDKLYLGNLNAKRDWGFAGDYVEAMWLMLQQENPDDYVIATGETHSVREFCEKAFKYVGINLEWKGSGIEEKGIDKRTGKILVEVDPRYFRPTEVDLLIGDPTKAKEKLKWKPKVSFDDLVYMMVESDLNSDECYEESAATLY, encoded by the coding sequence ATGAAAAAAGCATTGATAACAGGTATTACAGGGCAAGATGGATCATATTTGACAGAATTATTATTAAATAAAGGCTATGAAGTACATGGCATTATTAGAAGGGCGAGTACATTTAATACAAAAAGGATTGATCATTTATACAAAGATCCTCATAATCCGGATGTAAAATTACTTTTGCATTATGGAGATTTAACTGATTCCAGTAACCTTAATAGATTAATTGAAAAGATTGAGCCTGATGAAATATATAATCTTGCAGCACAGAGCCATGTAAAAGTATCTTTCGAAGTTCCAGAATATACTGCTGATGTTGTTGGGGTTGGTACATTAAGATTAATTGATGCTATAAAAGAAACAGGCATACATACAAAATTCTATCAAGCTTCTACAAGCGAATTATTCGGAGGATTACCAGAAAGTGCTCCACAAAGTGAAAAAACGCCTTTTTATCCGAGAAGCCCGTATGCTGCAGCAAAGTTATATGCATACTGGATAACAGTAAATTATAGAGAAGCTTACAATTTATATGCCTGCAATGGTATATTATTTAATCATGAATCACCGCGCAGAGGTGAAACATTTGTAACAAGAAAAATAACAATGGCAGTTGCAAATATAGTAAAAGGTAGGCAGGATAAACTTTATCTTGGCAATCTTAATGCAAAACGTGATTGGGGTTTTGCAGGTGATTATGTAGAAGCAATGTGGTTAATGCTTCAACAGGAAAATCCAGATGATTATGTAATAGCTACAGGAGAAACTCATTCAGTTAGAGAATTCTGTGAAAAAGCATTTAAATATGTTGGAATAAATTTAGAATGGAAAGGTTCCGGCATTGAAGAGAAAGGAATAGATAAAAGGACAGGAAAAATATTAGTAGAAGTTGATCCGAGATATTTTAGACCAACTGAAGTTGATTTACTCATAGGTGATCCAACAAAAGCAAAAGAAAAACTTAAATGGAAACCAAAAGTTTCATTTGACGATTTGGTATATATGATGGTTGAAAGTGATTTAAATAGTGATGAATGCTATGAAGAATCAGCAGCAACTCTGTATTAA
- a CDS encoding O-antigen ligase family protein, with amino-acid sequence MAFIMYFFGYSNIYISRTGIKFATLNQTAVFADKSLQWLFWHKSRFATFCFLALIYLFNISNIRILDKALLLIIIESNLYFSNSHTFLALSFVYIIYFLFKKFKNINKYLKVSLFIISLIIILVIFIKLIIPLITNGRNVGSLGNRTFIWRYSIELIKQNPFGNIILNRNSGFILQNRLYINSAHNIFLNEFIESGFLGGILYFLIVILLLKRILSNDKRIFFGVLLILLGGCFDIILFEAMNPIFWYTIAIFYSYNNYQKYNWIGRKIENVPISNSYYNLI; translated from the coding sequence TTGGCTTTTATAATGTATTTTTTTGGATATAGTAATATTTATATTTCTAGAACAGGTATAAAATTTGCAACTCTTAATCAAACAGCTGTATTTGCTGATAAGAGCTTACAATGGCTATTTTGGCATAAAAGTAGATTTGCTACTTTTTGCTTTTTAGCTTTGATTTATTTATTTAATATAAGTAACATAAGAATTTTAGATAAAGCATTATTACTGATAATAATTGAATCAAATTTATATTTTTCAAATTCCCATACATTTCTTGCACTATCTTTTGTATATATTATATATTTTTTATTTAAAAAGTTTAAAAATATAAACAAATATTTAAAAGTATCTTTATTTATTATTTCTTTAATTATTATTTTAGTTATTTTTATTAAATTAATTATTCCATTGATAACCAATGGTAGAAATGTTGGAAGTTTAGGTAATAGAACTTTTATATGGAGATATTCAATTGAATTAATAAAACAAAATCCATTTGGTAATATAATATTAAATAGAAATAGTGGATTTATTTTGCAAAATAGGTTATATATAAATAGTGCTCATAATATTTTTTTAAATGAATTTATAGAAAGTGGCTTTTTGGGAGGAATTTTATATTTTTTAATAGTAATATTATTATTAAAAAGAATTTTATCTAATGATAAAAGAATTTTTTTTGGTGTTTTATTAATATTATTAGGTGGCTGCTTTGACATAATATTATTTGAAGCAATGAATCCAATATTTTGGTATACAATTGCTATTTTTTATAGTTATAATAATTATCAAAAATATAATTGGATAGGAAGAAAAATTGAAAATGTGCCAATTAGTAACAGCTATTATAACCTCATATAA
- a CDS encoding GDP-L-fucose synthase yields MNRDSKIYVAGHRGLVGSAIVRNLESKGYTNIIKRTHKELDLTNQEAVRRFFEEEKPEYVFLAAAKVGGIHANNTYPADFIYENLMIQNNVIKAAHDFKVKKLLFLGSTCIYPKMAPQPIKEEYLLSGYLEPTNEAYAIAKIAGLKMCQFFKRQYGDNFISCMPTNLYGPNDNFDLNNSHVMPALIRKFHEAKVNNLPYVEVWGTGKPLREFLYVDDMADACVFLMENYDGEEHVNIGTGQEVSIRELAEMIKEVVGFEGEIVFNTDKPDGTPRKLTDVIKLHSLGWRHNVELGEGIERTYKWYLENYK; encoded by the coding sequence TTGAACAGAGATAGTAAAATATACGTTGCAGGTCATAGAGGATTAGTTGGTTCTGCCATAGTTAGGAATCTGGAATCAAAAGGATATACAAATATAATAAAAAGAACTCATAAAGAACTTGACTTAACTAATCAGGAGGCAGTAAGAAGATTTTTTGAAGAAGAAAAACCAGAGTATGTATTTTTAGCAGCAGCTAAGGTCGGCGGAATACATGCAAACAATACTTATCCAGCAGATTTTATATATGAAAATTTGATGATACAAAATAATGTAATTAAAGCAGCACATGATTTCAAAGTAAAAAAGCTTTTATTTTTAGGAAGTACTTGTATATATCCAAAAATGGCTCCTCAGCCAATAAAGGAAGAGTATTTACTTTCAGGATATCTTGAGCCAACTAATGAGGCATATGCTATAGCTAAAATAGCTGGGCTCAAGATGTGTCAATTCTTTAAGAGGCAGTATGGTGATAACTTCATAAGCTGCATGCCAACAAATTTATACGGCCCAAATGATAATTTCGATTTAAATAATTCTCATGTTATGCCAGCCCTTATAAGAAAGTTTCATGAGGCTAAGGTTAATAACTTACCTTATGTTGAAGTGTGGGGCACTGGTAAGCCACTTAGGGAGTTTTTATATGTAGATGACATGGCAGATGCATGTGTATTTCTAATGGAGAACTATGATGGTGAAGAGCATGTGAATATAGGAACTGGTCAGGAAGTTTCAATAAGAGAACTTGCTGAGATGATAAAAGAAGTTGTAGGTTTTGAAGGAGAGATAGTCTTTAATACAGATAAACCTGATGGAACGCCGAGAAAACTTACGGATGTTATTAAACTACATTCGCTCGGATGGAGGCATAATGTGGAGTTGGGAGAAGGGATAGAAAGGACCTATAAGTGGTATTTGGAAAATTATAAATAG
- a CDS encoding glycosyltransferase codes for MNQSYHILQIPYFYPQNEKPLWGIFFKEQFNALSRENIKVGIIYPENRSIRELNLKKLKDNHFQIKLYDEDGVYIYRKHGWNIIPHKFTLGIYIWINEAVKLGIKYIKKFGKPDIIHAHNACYAGYAAKILSDKFYIPYVITEHSSGHFLNNIKLIDKLFLRGIYNNSKINITVSNELKKLLCQKYSLSSDKFMVIPNMVDTDFFTVKPKIIDDNFFSFLTICNLVPIKNVDILIKAFYKAFKDNKNVMLKIGGIGSEYEKLKKIVIENNIEDKVKFLGILTREKVKEEMQKSNVFVLASKYETFGVVLIEALATGTPVIATKCGGPNDIVKDGVGVLVKPNDINELIKALKYIYKNYQTYDSYKIRNYCYNNFGQKITIKTVIDLYSKAIDSR; via the coding sequence ATGAATCAATCTTATCATATACTTCAAATCCCATATTTTTATCCTCAAAACGAAAAGCCTTTATGGGGGATTTTTTTTAAAGAACAATTCAATGCCCTGAGTAGAGAAAATATTAAAGTAGGAATTATTTATCCCGAAAATAGAAGTATTAGGGAGCTAAACTTAAAAAAATTAAAAGATAATCATTTTCAGATAAAACTATATGATGAGGATGGTGTATATATATATAGAAAACATGGATGGAATATAATACCACATAAATTTACGTTAGGGATATATATTTGGATAAATGAAGCAGTTAAACTTGGAATTAAATATATAAAAAAATTTGGAAAACCTGATATTATACATGCTCATAATGCATGTTATGCAGGATATGCAGCGAAGATACTTTCGGATAAATTTTATATTCCATATGTTATTACAGAACATTCATCAGGGCATTTTTTGAATAATATAAAATTAATTGATAAATTATTTTTAAGAGGAATATATAATAATTCAAAAATAAATATAACCGTAAGTAATGAGCTAAAAAAATTATTATGTCAAAAATACAGTTTAAGTAGTGATAAATTTATGGTCATACCTAATATGGTAGATACAGATTTTTTTACTGTTAAGCCGAAAATTATTGATGATAATTTTTTTTCATTTTTGACTATTTGCAATCTTGTTCCTATTAAAAATGTAGATATATTAATAAAAGCATTTTATAAAGCTTTCAAGGATAATAAAAATGTCATGCTGAAGATAGGTGGGATTGGAAGTGAATATGAAAAATTAAAAAAAATAGTTATAGAAAACAATATTGAAGACAAAGTAAAGTTTTTGGGTATATTGACACGAGAAAAGGTAAAAGAAGAAATGCAAAAATCTAATGTTTTTGTACTAGCTAGTAAATATGAAACTTTTGGTGTAGTGTTAATCGAAGCACTAGCTACGGGAACTCCAGTTATTGCTACAAAATGTGGTGGGCCTAATGATATTGTTAAGGATGGAGTTGGAGTGTTGGTTAAGCCTAATGATATAAATGAATTGATAAAAGCATTAAAGTATATATACAAAAATTATCAAACTTATGATTCATATAAGATAAGAAATTATTGTTATAATAATTTCGGCCAAAAAATCACAATAAAAACAGTAATTGATTTATATAGTAAAGCAATTGATAGTAGATAA
- a CDS encoding glycosyltransferase family 2 protein, translated as MCQLVTAIITSYNSNENFLKQAIESVVNQTYSNLEVILVDDGSTNNVAKKIAKLYPNIKYIYQSNRGLASARNTGINNSKGELICFLDDDDIWEKDKVSRQVNFFNAVIKNDSSLGLIFTYQKNIDEKNNFIGTVEKNADGFVFDKILFGNIIGAPSSVMIKREVFEYVGLFNEEFRYAEDIELWYRITRKYNIYSLNEYLLYYRVRKNSLSKNLKMMNKFCEKAFLDTIQRENDYPLIKKNREKIISNYYMCIEMTRNFAFNNASLSRNSYMKALKYNPLGIFKIKYLLKFLFSFLGDNLLIYYNNIKHSV; from the coding sequence ATGTGCCAATTAGTAACAGCTATTATAACCTCATATAACAGTAATGAAAATTTTTTAAAACAAGCAATAGAAAGTGTTGTAAATCAAACATATAGTAATTTAGAGGTTATACTTGTTGATGATGGTTCTACAAACAATGTAGCAAAAAAAATAGCTAAGTTATATCCCAATATTAAATATATATATCAATCAAATAGAGGACTTGCGAGTGCCAGGAATACAGGAATAAATAATTCAAAAGGAGAATTGATTTGTTTTTTAGATGATGATGACATATGGGAAAAGGATAAAGTATCAAGGCAGGTTAATTTTTTTAATGCAGTAATAAAAAATGATAGTAGCCTAGGACTTATATTTACTTATCAAAAAAATATAGATGAAAAAAATAATTTTATAGGAACAGTTGAAAAGAATGCGGATGGTTTTGTTTTTGATAAAATACTTTTTGGTAATATTATAGGTGCCCCATCATCAGTAATGATCAAAAGAGAAGTTTTTGAATATGTAGGCCTTTTTAATGAAGAATTTCGATATGCTGAGGATATAGAATTATGGTATAGAATTACAAGGAAATATAATATATATTCGTTGAATGAATATTTGCTATATTATAGAGTACGAAAAAATAGTCTATCAAAAAATTTAAAAATGATGAATAAATTTTGTGAAAAAGCATTTTTAGATACAATACAAAGAGAAAATGATTATCCTCTAATTAAAAAAAATAGAGAAAAAATAATAAGTAATTATTATATGTGTATTGAAATGACACGTAATTTTGCTTTTAACAATGCTTCATTAAGTAGAAATAGTTATATGAAAGCATTAAAGTATAATCCATTAGGAATATTTAAAATAAAATATTTACTTAAATTTTTGTTTTCATTTTTAGGAGATAATTTATTAATTTATTATAATAATATAAAACATTCGGTTTAA
- a CDS encoding glycosyltransferase family 4 protein has protein sequence MKKLKVLIVHNYYQIPGGEDAVVENESNLLKENGHEVILYTRHNDEIKKRGILGKVLLLFETIFSFRTYREVKKLIKKNNIDIVHVHNTFPLVSPSAYYAAFNCKVTVVQTVHNFRLLCPGATLTKEGKICEECIYKGFKSALKHKCYRNSFLQTCVICIMLKFHRILGTYKRVDGYIALTEFNKNKLLNLITDERKIFVKPNFVKKSQTMTLPRQMDNYFVFIGRLDKLKGINLLVEAWKNINQARLLIIGYGPEWNNVQKFIEENKLNNVSLLGFMPREKAFEIIKKSRAIIMPSQCYEGFPMAIVESFLFGVPVIAGNIGNLASIINDRENGLHFKYNDKEDLINKILQLMEDADLNNKLNEGALNAYNSMYTEKINYELLIRIYNNVIGGKVEEV, from the coding sequence ATGAAAAAATTAAAGGTGTTGATAGTGCATAATTATTATCAAATTCCAGGCGGAGAAGATGCCGTAGTTGAAAATGAGAGTAATTTATTAAAGGAAAATGGTCATGAAGTTATATTATATACCAGGCATAATGATGAGATTAAAAAAAGAGGAATTTTAGGCAAGGTTCTGCTATTATTTGAGACAATATTTTCATTTAGGACTTATAGAGAAGTTAAGAAATTAATTAAAAAAAATAATATAGATATAGTTCATGTACACAATACTTTTCCTTTAGTAAGTCCCTCTGCTTATTATGCTGCTTTCAACTGTAAAGTTACGGTTGTGCAGACTGTTCATAATTTTAGACTTTTATGTCCAGGAGCTACATTAACAAAGGAAGGGAAAATATGCGAGGAATGTATTTATAAAGGTTTTAAATCTGCATTAAAGCATAAATGTTACAGAAATTCTTTTTTGCAAACTTGCGTAATATGTATTATGTTAAAGTTTCATAGGATTTTAGGAACTTATAAAAGGGTAGATGGGTATATTGCCCTAACAGAGTTCAATAAAAATAAATTGTTAAATTTGATAACAGATGAGAGAAAAATTTTTGTTAAACCTAACTTTGTTAAAAAAAGTCAAACTATGACGCTCCCCAGGCAAATGGATAATTACTTTGTTTTTATTGGAAGATTAGACAAGTTAAAAGGCATTAACTTATTAGTAGAAGCCTGGAAGAATATAAACCAAGCCAGGTTATTAATAATTGGATATGGACCTGAATGGAATAATGTTCAAAAATTCATCGAAGAAAATAAATTAAATAACGTAAGTTTATTAGGTTTTATGCCGAGAGAAAAAGCGTTTGAAATTATAAAAAAATCAAGAGCGATAATAATGCCATCGCAATGTTACGAAGGATTTCCAATGGCTATAGTTGAAAGTTTTTTATTTGGTGTACCGGTAATTGCCGGAAATATTGGCAACTTAGCTTCAATTATAAATGATAGGGAAAACGGATTACATTTTAAATATAATGATAAAGAAGATCTAATTAATAAAATATTACAATTAATGGAAGATGCTGATTTAAATAACAAGCTTAATGAAGGGGCGCTAAATGCCTATAATAGTATGTATACAGAAAAAATAAATTATGAGCTTTTAATTAGGATCTATAATAATGTAATAGGTGGTAAAGTTGAAGAAGTGTAA
- a CDS encoding oligosaccharide flippase family protein: MSDRSYISGFIKNIKSNYIRMIVGAIISFASSIVYARGLGVELYGVYSFIMWFIAIMSNILGMGLSGTVTKFLPQYYFNNDIDESKILIINFIKKIYTIVGIICILLIFTIPIWENYLKINYNNIYFILLMSIICIIPTTLNGIYSNAIQALQRFDIFAKASIKTQIIIFIGSCIVIVINKNVLLIIFIVLLTTLFQNFIYYRELKKILGIESLFKIRNAKLKDKSSIIKYSFYMYINIIWQQIVWTRSEYFFLGIYTGQKGLAVYGLAYSLVNMINLIFSPIMNVLNNYFSEIVSKNNKELLNKILYTVTKYFIVLLILILCYGKLYSKDIISFIYSDRYSGVIDVFLILLTGLVINQILNVCGALPFYYEKQRFIVVLGILSGIINIVFDILLIPKYGVIGAALANTFSQSIFSINQFVYIKFVIKITFPLKELLLVIIVNLVSYFIINIFYSYTTLKIIFGMLFIPIIIIILEKLKIIKYKQLKQL; this comes from the coding sequence ATGTCAGATAGAAGTTATATTAGTGGTTTTATAAAAAACATTAAAAGTAATTATATAAGAATGATTGTTGGAGCAATAATTTCATTTGCATCATCAATTGTTTATGCAAGAGGATTAGGGGTAGAATTATATGGTGTTTACTCATTTATTATGTGGTTTATTGCTATAATGTCTAATATATTAGGTATGGGGTTATCAGGAACGGTTACAAAATTTCTTCCTCAATATTATTTTAATAATGATATAGATGAATCAAAAATATTAATAATTAATTTTATAAAGAAGATTTATACAATAGTGGGAATAATATGTATTTTATTAATCTTTACTATTCCGATATGGGAAAATTATTTAAAAATAAATTATAATAATATATATTTTATATTATTAATGTCTATTATTTGTATTATACCTACTACACTTAATGGAATATATTCTAATGCAATTCAAGCATTACAAAGATTCGATATATTTGCAAAAGCAAGTATTAAAACTCAGATAATTATATTTATAGGTTCTTGTATAGTAATAGTAATAAATAAAAATGTATTATTAATAATATTTATTGTTTTACTAACTACTTTATTTCAAAATTTTATTTACTACAGAGAATTAAAAAAAATATTGGGAATAGAAAGTTTATTTAAAATTAGAAATGCAAAATTAAAAGATAAAAGTAGTATAATAAAATATTCGTTTTATATGTATATAAACATCATATGGCAGCAAATCGTATGGACAAGATCAGAATACTTTTTCTTAGGAATATATACTGGGCAAAAAGGACTTGCTGTGTATGGGCTTGCTTATAGTCTTGTAAATATGATAAATTTGATATTTTCACCCATTATGAATGTTCTTAATAATTATTTCTCTGAAATTGTATCAAAAAACAATAAAGAATTATTAAATAAGATATTATACACTGTAACTAAATATTTTATTGTTTTATTAATTTTAATATTGTGTTATGGTAAGTTATATAGTAAAGATATTATTTCATTTATATATTCTGATAGGTATTCAGGGGTTATAGATGTATTTCTTATACTACTTACGGGTTTAGTGATAAATCAAATTCTGAATGTATGTGGTGCATTACCTTTTTATTATGAAAAACAAAGGTTTATTGTTGTATTAGGTATTTTATCAGGAATAATTAATATAGTTTTTGATATTTTATTAATCCCGAAGTATGGAGTAATTGGCGCAGCGTTAGCAAATACATTTTCTCAAAGTATATTTTCAATAAATCAATTTGTTTATATAAAGTTTGTAATAAAGATAACATTTCCTCTAAAAGAATTATTATTGGTTATTATTGTAAATTTAGTTTCATACTTTATTATTAATATATTCTATAGCTATACAACTTTAAAAATTATATTTGGAATGTTATTTATTCCTATTATTATAATAATATTAGAAAAACTAAAAATAATTAAATATAAGCAATTAAAACAATTATAA